From a single Bacillota bacterium genomic region:
- a CDS encoding 2-oxoacid:acceptor oxidoreductase family protein, translating into MEHQILIAGFGGQGVMLAGVLLAQAAMTEGHEVSWAPSYGPEMRGGTAHCSVVISDETVASPVVTRPTGLIVLNGPSLARFEPAVVPGGVLVANMSLLTAPPRRTDIHVILVPATEWAAAQGSPAVANMVALGALATATGAVRLESLKQALSQVIHARHQHLLPLNERALEEGSRLAARPQALR; encoded by the coding sequence GTGGAGCACCAGATCCTGATTGCGGGGTTCGGCGGGCAGGGCGTCATGCTGGCAGGGGTGCTCCTGGCGCAGGCGGCCATGACCGAGGGGCACGAGGTCTCCTGGGCGCCCTCTTACGGCCCGGAGATGCGCGGGGGCACGGCCCACTGCTCCGTGGTCATCTCGGACGAGACCGTGGCCTCGCCGGTCGTCACGCGGCCGACGGGGCTCATCGTCCTCAACGGGCCCTCGCTGGCCAGGTTCGAGCCGGCCGTGGTGCCCGGCGGGGTACTGGTGGCCAACATGTCGCTCCTGACGGCACCGCCCCGGCGCACGGACATTCACGTCATCCTCGTGCCGGCCACCGAGTGGGCAGCCGCACAGGGCTCACCGGCTGTAGCCAATATGGTGGCACTGGGTGCCCTGGCCACGGCAACGGGCGCGGTGAGACTCGAGTCGCTAAAACAGGCCCTGAGCCAGGTCATCCACGCCCGGCACCAGCACCTGCTGCCGCTCAATGAGCGGGCGCTGGAGGAGGGGTCGCGACTGGCGGCACGCCCGCAAGCACTTCGTTGA
- a CDS encoding thiamine pyrophosphate-dependent enzyme, whose protein sequence is MAKTIEVSQQTRTRVLAARPKALTDKVFHYCPGCTHGLAHRLVAEVIDELGILERVIGVASVGCSVFAYDYFRCDFQQAAHGRAPAVATGIKRVLPDAVVFTYQGDGDLAAIGTAEIIHAAARGEKITVIFINNAIYGMTGGQMAPTTLVGQATTTTPGGRAIERAGHPLRMSEILATIDGTAYVARMSLHDPLHVGRAKRAIRKAFEAQLAGLGFAMVELLSSCPVNWGMTPREALGWIEKHMIPYYPLGEFKDVKGAG, encoded by the coding sequence GCAACAAACCCGGACCCGGGTGCTGGCGGCCCGGCCCAAGGCCCTAACCGACAAGGTGTTCCATTACTGCCCGGGGTGCACCCACGGTCTGGCACACCGCCTGGTGGCGGAGGTCATCGACGAGCTTGGCATCCTGGAGCGCGTCATCGGCGTGGCGTCGGTGGGCTGCTCGGTCTTCGCCTACGATTACTTCCGCTGCGACTTCCAGCAGGCCGCGCACGGGCGCGCCCCCGCGGTGGCCACGGGCATCAAGCGGGTGCTGCCCGACGCTGTCGTCTTCACGTACCAGGGGGACGGGGATCTTGCCGCCATCGGCACCGCCGAGATCATCCACGCGGCGGCCCGCGGCGAGAAAATCACGGTGATCTTCATCAACAACGCGATCTACGGGATGACGGGCGGCCAGATGGCACCCACCACGCTGGTCGGCCAGGCAACCACCACCACGCCCGGAGGGCGCGCCATCGAGCGGGCCGGGCACCCCCTGCGGATGAGCGAGATCCTGGCCACGATAGACGGTACCGCCTACGTCGCCCGCATGTCGTTGCACGACCCGCTGCACGTGGGCCGAGCCAAGCGCGCCATCCGCAAGGCGTTCGAGGCGCAGCTGGCGGGCCTGGGGTTTGCCATGGTCGAGCTTCTCTCCAGCTGCCCCGTCAACTGGGGCATGACGCCCCGCGAGGCGCTTGGGTGGATCGAGAAGCACATGATCCCGTACTACCCGCTCGGTGAGTTCAAGGACGTGAAGGGGGCGGGCTAG